In Oenanthe melanoleuca isolate GR-GAL-2019-014 chromosome 8, OMel1.0, whole genome shotgun sequence, a single genomic region encodes these proteins:
- the HTATIP2 gene encoding oxidoreductase HTATIP2, whose product MAAAGGGGRSCFVLGGSGETGRALLRELLAQRAFGRVTLIGRRRLSLGEAEAAVEQAVVDFERLGEHAAAFQGHDVGFCCLGTTRAKAGVDGFVRVDRDYVAQAAELARAGGCKHFVLQSSRGANAQSHFLYLRVKGEVENLVQAVGFDRCTILRPAVLLCKRQESRPMEWIAQQFLGAVARVFPAAYSVPVETVARAMVACVLQPGEGKVKVLENRAIHELGKAVPQQGT is encoded by the exons atggcggcggcgggcggcggcggccggagcTGCTTCGTGCTGGGCGGCTCGGGGGAGACGGGCCGGGcgctgctgagggagctgctggcccagcgCGCCTTCGGCCGCGTCACGCTCATCGGGCGGCGCCGGCTGAGCCTGGGCGAGGCGGAGGCGGCCGTG GAGCAGGCGGTGGTGGACTTCGAGCGGCTGGGCGAGCACGCTGCCGCCTTCCAGGGACACGACGTGGGCTTCTGCTGCCTGGGCACCACCAGGGCCAAGGCTGGTGTG GACGGCTTTGTCCGTGTGGATCGGGATTatgtggcacaggcagcagagctggcacgGGCAGGGGGCTGCAAACACTTTGTCCTGCAGTCCTCCCGGGGAGCCAACGCACAGAGCCACTTCCTCTACCTCCGTGTGAAG GGAGAAGTGGAAAACCTGGTCCAGGCTGTTGGTTTTGATCGCTGTACCATTCTCCGGCCAGC ggtgctgctgtgcaAGCGCCAGGAGTCCCGGCCCATGGAGTGGATAGCCCAGCAGTTCCTGGGCGCCGTGGCTCGGGTGTTCCCCGCCGCTTACTCAGTGCCCGTGGAAACGGTGGCCAGGGCTATGGTGGCCTGCGTGCTGCAGCCAGGCGAGGGGAAGGTGAAGGTGCTGGAGAACAGGGCCATCCatgagctggggaaggcagtgccacagcagggcaCGTAG
- the LOC130256188 gene encoding 1-phosphatidylinositol phosphodiesterase-like, producing WLASRSTCHCAAGTHGRAAQRALLRSHRKTQGSGGPARCRGARSPGGMDTWTRRGAAFDCVPQPAACCPDWMAELPDALPLSRLSIPGTHDSLSLFGGRRLRCQSWGLEAQLAAGIRFLDVRCKLWRGELRIYHLCTFQRASLRGVLRRTLRFLRAHPGEAVLMRIKEELPIFSRPGFAAQLHRCLLEEGQGCVWCREEVPTLGQVRGKIVVLEALAREVLGIPYEQLSISDAWNVLSLERKWARVRRHLEKAAGGDPSTMFLTFCSGNGLFTYPEQVARFVNPRCCQHLRRRAGQPVRWGVVIMDFPGSGLLRLIVASNGQGTAAPGTARLPWRHPRGTAARRRGQRSSARCPSARTLPPAPRLCRAASAPGGQKRLARACRTGSLRGTAV from the exons TGGCTGGCATCCCGCTCCACCTGCCACTGTGCCGCCGGCACCCACGGCCGCGCTGCCCAGCGGGCTCTGCTCCGCAGCCACAGGAAAACCCAG GGCTCCGGGGGCCCAGCCCGGTGCCGGGGTGCCCGCTCGCCCGGTGGCATGGACACATGGACCCGGCGCGGCGCTGCCTTCGACTGCGTGCCGCAGCCCGCAGCCTGCTGCCCTGACTGGATGGCGGAGCTCCCCGACGCCCTGCCCCTCTCCCGCCTCTCCATCCCGGGCACCCACGACTCCCTCAGCCTGTTCGGCGGCCGGCGCCTGCGgtgccagagctggggcctGGAGGCGCAGCTGGCGGCCGGCATCCGCTTCTTGGACGTGCGCTGCAAGCTGTGGCGGGGCGAGCTGCGCATCTACCACCTGTGCACCTTCCAGCGGGCCAGCCTGCGGGGCGTGCTGCGCCGCACCCTGCGCTTCCTCCGCGCCCACCCCGGCGAGGCCGTGCTGATGCGCATCAAGGAGGAGCTGCCCATCTTCTCCCGGCCCGGCTTCGCCGCCCAGCTGCACCGCTGCCTGCTGGAGGAGGGCCAGGGCTGCGTGTGGTGCCGCGAGGAGGTGCCCACGCTGGGCCAGGTGCGCGGCAAGATCGTGGTGCTGGAGGCGCTGGCGCGGGAGGTGCTGGGCATCCCCTACGAGCAGCTGAGCATCAGCGACGCCTGGAACGTGCTCTCGCTGGAGCGCAAGTGGGCCCGGGTGCGGCGGCACCTGGAGAAGGCGGCCGGCGGAGACCCCAGCACCATGTTCCTCACCTTCTGCTCCGGCAACGGGCTCTTCACGTACCCCGAGCAGGTGGCCCGCTTCGTGAACCCGcgctgctgccagcacctgcggcgccgggccgggcagccCGTGCGCTGGGGAGTGGTCATCATGGACTTCCCCGGCTCGGGCCTCCTCCGCCTCATCGTGGCGAGCAATGGACAGGGCACGGCGGCCCCCGGCACGGCCAGGCTCCCGTGGCGGCACCCCCGCGGCACAGCGGCCAGACGGCGCGGCCAGCGCAGCTCTGCGCGCTGCCCCTCGGCAAGGAcgctgcccccggccccgcgcctCTGCCGGGCCGCCTCAGCGCCTGGCGGGCAGAAGCGGCTGGCTAGGGCTTGCAGGACAGGGAGCCTCCGTGGGACAGCGGTGTGA